A segment of the Fibrobacter succinogenes subsp. succinogenes S85 genome:
CTTTTTCAAATTCTGCAGCCGTTTCCTTGACGCAGCGGTCTTCTACGGAGTGGTAGCTCATCACCACGAGGCGACCACCCACCTTGAGGCAATCGACAGCGGCGCGGAGGCTATCTTCAATCTGCTTGAGTTCGCCGTTCACTTCCATGCGGATGGCCTGGAAAACGCGGGCCAAAAGGCTATTCGCTTCACGGCGCTTGTCCGGGAACACGGCTTCGACAACGGCCTTGATATCGCTCGGGAGCACATCGCGGCCTTCGGTGGTAATTTCTCCCACTTTTTCCTTGATGCGGGTTGCAAGCTTGAACGCACGGTCCATATCGGCATTCTTGCGGAGTGCGGCCGCAAAATCATCTTCGCTAACGCTGCGGAGCCATTCCTGGGCGGACACATTTTCGCGGCGGTCCATGCGAAGGTCGAGCGGATTGTCGCCTACAAAAGTAAAGCCACGGCTAGAGTCATCCACCTGATGGCTGCTGATGCCGAGATCGTAAAGAACACCGTCAAGAGAATTCGGTTCAATTTCGTTTCCGAGTTCGCTAAACGGAACCGGATGGACAATAAACTTGGGAGCGACGCCAGCAAGGCGTTTCGTCGCAAACTGGACCGCTTCATCGTCGCGGTCAAAAGCGTGGAGCGTCCCTTCGGAATTCAGTTCTTGGGCAATAGCGTAAGAATGGCCGCCACCGCCAAGCGTGCAGTCCGAATAGGTGCCGTTCGGCTTGATATTCAAGCCTTCAAGGCATTCCTTGAGCATCACCGGATCGTGATAGAATTCTCTCCCTTGAACTCCTGCGACCGCGGCTTCCGAAATTTCGTTTACATGTACTGACTTGCGGAGATTGTTATCTGCCATTATCCCCCTCCGTCAAGCCTTCACCATAGAACGCGGCATCGAAAGCGTCGATAGCTTCATTTGTCTGTAAGCCATACTTTTCGTTGTAACGTTCAGGATTCCATAATTCGAGAGTTTTACCGCTGGCCTGGACGTAAAGAACTTCGTCTTTAAGACCGGCATACTCCAGCAATATTTTGGGGAGTAAAATGCGATTCTGGCCATCCATCTCCACGACTGTGGGGCAGAGGCCTCTCCGAACTAAGTCGGCTTGACGGCGGTCGGACCGGCTGTCCAAGTCCGCCATGAATTTCTCAAACTCAGGAAGGACAAACAACCGGAGGGTGCGGTCCGGGCCACGAGTGACCACGAACTCTTTCCCTTCGGACTCAGCGAGCTGACGACGGAATTCCCTAGGGAAGGAGGTCCTTCCCTTTCCATCGATCGCCGTTTGGGCTTGTCCTATGAAAGAAGTGAAATCCATATTTGACACATTTTACCACAACACTTATCACACACCACAAATATACCCACTTTCTACCACTGTGGCAATAGAAAACCGGAGCCATGCTTAAAAAAAGCATACTTTTAGGCTTTGTTAATAAAATTTTTACACAAAATTTCGTTCCTCCCAGCAATTTTCTGTCGACACAAGGTAATATTTGCATAAGATTTTTGTTACAAGCAATATTAGTTGGCAGAACTTAGTCCGCTACGCTCTTAGAACTTAGACAACGCATCCCAGAGACAGCGGAGCAACCATCTTAAACTCTTATTCTATATTCTAAGCTCTAAGTTCTACCAACTGCCAACTAACTCCCATGCTTCTCCGCGTTCCCGCTTTTTATGATTCGTTCCATTGCATCGCCGGCAAATGCACCGACACCTGCTGCATCGGCTGGGAAATAGACATCGACCCCGCAAGCGCCAAACGTTACGCCAAAGTCAAAGGCGATTTTGGAGAAAAACTTCGTCAAAACATCGAAGACGGTCATTTCAAATTGCTCCCCGGCGACCGTTGCCCATTCTTAATGCGCGATGGGCTCTGCGATATGATTTGCCACATCGGCGAAGACTATCTTTGCGACATCTGCCGCGAGCACCCGCGATTTGTGGAAGTCTACGGTGACATCATGGAAAAAGGGATTGGTCTCTGCTGCGAAGAAGGCGTGCGCTTACTGCTTGAGTGCAAAGGCTCAGCCACCTCACCCATTGCGTTTGTTGAGCGCGAAATTGACGACGTTCCGGACGATATTCCCGATGACGCCATTGAAGCTCGCGACGCCATTTTTGAAGAGAGAGAGCATTTGTTTGCAATCCTCGCCGACCACAGCAAGCCTTTGAACGCACGCCTCATCAAGCTCTTGGACTACGCCGTTGAGACAAGCGGCATTGAAATCAAGGAAAGTGACATTTCAAACAACATCTACCAGTCGTGGTTCGGAATTTTAGGCAAGGGCGAAAGCTACGGCCCCGCCTGGGATAACGCCTACAAGGAACTCAAGGAACGCGGGTGGCAAACCAAAACGATTTTCACTGATAGCGACGGTGAAAAAATCATCGCCTACTTGCTATTCCGCTACTACGAGAAAAGCCTCTTCGATGGCAACAGCCTCACCAAGGTCGAGTTCGCCATTTACTTCTGGATTATGGTGCAAAAAATCCAAGGAACGAAAATTGACGCCATAAAACTGCTCAGCAAGCAGACCGAATATTCCGAAGAAATCATGGAGATTTTTGAGCAGGAATTCATGGAAAATCCGGCGTTTTCGCCCACCAATTTCAAGAGAATCCTCGCCGAGTAACACGAACGCTCGCGAAATACGATTTTTTACATTATTTTTCCCATTTTTTGACAGAAATCACAATTCAATCCGCTATTTTTTGGTATTTTACAACTGTTTAAAAAGATTCCCAGGGATTAACCCAAAGTCTTTAGGAGTATGAGCATGTTTAAACGTCTTTTTAGTCTGATTGTCTTTGCAGCCGTAATGGGCTTCGCCCAGTTTGCACCTGAACCGCAGGTTGCCGATATTAAGTTAATGATGGATCCCAAGACCGAGAAGCCCATGATCATGGATTTTTCGACGCACCTTTCGGGCATCAGCGATCCGGGCATTTTGTTCGCCCACTTCAGCAACCGTCCGTTGCTCATCTACTATTTCAGCCCCAAATGCCCGCACTGCCAAAAGCACTTCCCCGAGATCCAGAACCTCATCAAGGAATATGAATCCAAGGGTCTTACGGGTATTGCAATCGGCTTGAACGGCGGCATTAAGAAGAACGATATCCGCTTGTTTATTGACCAGTACCACGCTGTTATTCCGGTATTCCAGGACACGGATAGTAAGTTTGGGCCGGCTTATGGCACGGGTTACATCCCGGTGGTCTACCTCGTGCAGAAGGACGGCACGTTCTACCGCTACGAGACGCTCAACGAAGCGAACATGAATCATTTGCGCGCTACGCTGAACAAGATTTTGAAGAAGTAATAAAACCGACCGTCGAACCTGGCGCCCCTGGGCGCCAGACGGTATGAAAAAAGCCCCTCAAGGGGGCTTTTTTCATACCGTCGGCGGGAGTCGAACCCACGACCCGTTGCTTAGAAGGCAACTGCTCTATCCAACTGAGCTACGACGGCGTTTGTGAGCACACAATATAGTAAATAATTTGATTTTTCGTCAATTTTCGCACGAATCAAAACCTATCTCTCCAAAAAATTACGCATTCCCCGTTGCCATTGTAGGAAATTTTATCTACATTTATGCATGAATTCAAATATTTGCATAAAACAAAAGCGTAACATTCGACATTGCACTGCGGATCCAAAGCTCAATGCCGACCGTTGCACGGAGATACAATGAAGATTATCGACATCCTGAAGCAAGACAAGATGAGCCTCTCCTTCGAGGTGTTCCCGCCGAAGAAAGAAACGAGTTTTGAAAACGTTAAAGCAGCTACCGAAGCGATTGCAAAGCTTAACCCCGCATTCATGAGCGTCACATACGGCGCAGGCGGCGGCGTAAGCCAGTACACGCTCGAAATTGCGAAGAATCTCAAGTACAATTTCAACATTCCGATGCTCGCCCACCTCACCTGCATTTCGAGCACCAAGGAAACCATCCACCAGCGCATCGAAGACATGAAGGCCGCCGGCATCAAGAACGTGATGGCCCTCCGTGGCGACCTCACGCCGGAACTCATTGCAAACGGTCGCGGCGATTGCGACTACCACCACGCTGTGGAACTCATCCGCGAACTCAAAGCCGCTGATGCCGATTTTTGCATTGGCGCCGCCTGCTACCCGGAAAAACACCCGGAAAGTCCAAACCAAGCCGAAGACATCAAGCACCTCAAGGAAAAGGTCGAAGCAGGCGCCGACTTCCTCACAACGCAGATGGTCTTCGACAACAACCTTTTCTTCAGCTTCCTTTACAAGCTCCGCGATGCAGGCGTGAACTGCCCGGTGCTCCCCGGCATTATGCCCATCACGAACGCGAACCAGGTCGAACGCGCCATTAAGCTTTCGGGTTCGTTCATGCCGCAACATTTCAAGTCGCTTGTGGACAAGTTCGGTAGCGATCCGGAAGCCATGAAGCAGGCTGGCATCATCTACGCCACCGACCAGATCATCGACCTCTACGCGAACGGCATCACGAACGTCCACGTTTATTCCATGAACAAGCCGGACGTCGCCGAAGGTATCCTCAAGAACGTCTCTGCCATTCTCGGCAAGAACTTCGCAGGGTAATTAAGAGAGAAGCCCGCTTCCGCGGACTCGGCAAAAGTAACGAAAAAGACCTGGCTCACGGCCAGGTCTTTTCACATTTTCAAGAGGGCGATGCCCTCCCGGAACGGAGTCCGGGATGACAAAAGTGCGGGCCTACTGCGCAGGAGTCGGAGCAGTCTCGGCCGGTTTCGGCGTTTCAACCGGCTTCGGCGTTTCAGCTGGCTTTGCAGCGGCAGCAGCTTCCGACTTCATTTCGACAACAGCCTTTTCAGCTCTGTCGCGCATGTTCTTCAAGCGCTTCAGGCCAGCCTTCGATGCAGACCTCACCTTCTTTTCGGCATTGGCCTTGAGCTTCACCTTCACTTCAGGCTTGGATTCCGGCTTCACGTCGGACTTTGTCGGAGGCGGCACAGCCGTGCTGTCGTTCAGCAGAGAGTCAGACGGTGCAGCCACGGTGCTATCGCCTTCGGTGTAGTAACCGAACGGGATGAGTTCCACGCGGCGGTTCTTGGCACGGCCTTCGTCCGTTACGTTATCAGCAAGCGGCATGCGAGTGCCAAAGCCAATAGCACGTAAGCGGTCGGCGGCGATTCCCTTCGACTGGAAGTAATCCGTCACAGAGTGAGCACGGTCTTCAGAAAGCTTCTGGTTGTAATCTTCAGTACCCACGATATCCGTATGGCCCTGGACTTCAAGCTTCACTTCCGGAATCTTTTCCAGGAGAGCGATGATGTCGTCCAAAGTCGGGTAACTGGACTTCAAAAGCTTTGCCGAGTCGAATTCAAACTGGATGCCCTTCTTGAGGTAGTCCAGGTCTTCCTTGCGGCGCAGCGGGCAGCCACGCTTGTTCACCTGAATTCCCGGGAGCGTATTCGGGCACTTGTCACGGTAATCCGGCACGCCATCCTTGTCGGTATCGAGCGGGCAGCCGTCAGCATCCACGGCGACACCTTCCGGCGTATCCGGGCACTTGTCCGGCCCATCAAAGACTCCGTCCTTGTCGCTGTCGAGCGGGCAACCGACAGAATCTACCTTGACGCCCTTCGGCGTTTCAGGGCACATATCCTTGTAATCCGGGACCGTGTCTTCGTCCGTATCCAGCGGACAGCCGACAGAATCTACCTTGACGCCCTTCGGCGTTTCAGGGCACATATCCTTGTAATCCGGGACCGTATCTTCGTCCGTATCCAGCGGGCAACCGACAGAATCCACGGCGACACCCTTCGGCGTATCTGGGCACTTGTCGAGACCGTCAAAGACCTTGTCTTCGTCCGTATCGATGCCGCAGCCGTCTTCGTCCACGACTATCGGCGGGAACGTTTCCGGGCACTTGTCCTTGCGGTTCTTTACGCCATCGTTGTCGTCGTCGCCGTCAAAGCCAAACGTCCACGTGAGCTTTGCGATACCGGCAATAAGCGGCTGGGCAACATAGCAGTAGCTGGCCCTGTAACCCGTTTCGCCCTTGAACTTGATCTGGAAATCCTTGCAGTTGTCCATCGCATCTTTGCGATCGTAGCCATCAACAAGATTACCAATACCAATATCGATACCCGCGGCAAAGTCAATGTTGAAGAACGGAATCTTCACATTGATACCCGGCGTGAGTACCATCGGGTCGGTAATCGGGCTGAACGGATACGCATCGTTGCCAAAGCGCATTTCGCCACTGAATTCGAGGAACGGCTGGATGTAATCGTTGATTTCCAGGTTCACGCCAGTGCTATACACGAGCGTATTCGAAGCATCACCAAAGCCGATCATGAGTCCAAGAGAAGAATTCCAGACAAGCGGAACACCCTTCTTGTTGTAATTGACAGAGACAACCCCCGTAAGGCCGAGCATCACGCTGTTTGCCGTGTAGGCATACGTCGGGCCACCCTCGTTATCGAGGAACCAGGCGTGACGCGGGCGGATACCCACGCCCCTCCAGCCAGTCGGGACAGTCAAATCCACAACAGCGGCCGTCTTCATGTAATCCGGGCCAAACCAGTGCGGCGTGCGGTACTTGGCGTAAAACTGCAAGTCACCGAGGCCACCCTTGCCCATGTGAGCGCGGATAGCTTCGCCAGAGTAATCCTTTGCGTGGTCGTAGTAAATCGGGAGGCTCACGCCGATATCCAAGTCATCACGGAGGCCAAACGCAAAGTTAAAGTTACCGGCCAAAGCGCCGTCAATGCGGCCCTTTTCCATACGGGCGTCCCACACATCGAGTTCCTGGGTACGACCATGTCGGTCCGTAAACAAGGCGCCACGGGTGTAGCCCCAGTTATCGGTCGCAATCGTACCGCCAGTCCCTAAACGGAAGTGAAAAAATCCAAGCGTATTCGCATCTTGCTGGTGGAGGCCGGTTTTACCCCCCAGGAGGCCGGTCTGAGCAAAGACAGCCGCCTGCGCAAGTGCGAGTATAAGGGTAAGTTTTTTCATATTCTATTACAATTCAGAAGTAATCCACTGATACATGGATGATTCATCCTTGTACGCACAGACATAGGTTACGCTTTCTTTGGTAACAGTTGCATCTTCGTTATCTCTGTTGCAAATCTTGTCGAGAGCAATGTCTGTGGAGGCGTCAACCCACTTACCATAGCCATTTCCGACTTCTTTAGCTATAGAGCACTTGAAACTGTGGCTTTCACCATCCTTGAGGGTTTCGCTCTTAATGTCTGCAATGTTTTTAGTATCACCTCTATCGGTATCGCAATAACCAAACTTGGCGTTAAGGTACTTATTTTCATTAATTACTAGCCAATCTGTGGAGGAAGAACTTGCGGGGATTCCTTCTGCGTTACCATTACTAAGACATTCATAGTATGCGTCACCGACTATAGCGACATCTTTTTCTTTTGATCGATTTCTCGTGCAAATTCCAAGCGTAGCGTCTTCATCCAAATCGCTTGCTTTAACCCAAGAGTAGTATCCGCTGGAAGGACCTCCAGAAATGTAGTTACACTTGTATTTTCCCCTCCGTAAACAGCTACTTTGGTTTGATTTCTCATCTTATCTTCATCGCACTTGCCATAGATATCCTCAAAGGTAGGTTCGTGCCAATCATCTCTCTTGGCACTAGCGACAAACGTCTTCGGATTTTCGCCACTCTTTAACGTTACGTTGACTTCAAAGGCAATGCCGTCGGCGTAGCCACTAGCACGCTTGTAATCGCCATAGTTGCAAAGGACATTAATCCATTTCTGTTTTTCGACTTCTGGCATATTCGAGGCAATTTTACTCTGCACGGTTTCTACAGAAACAGGCTCACAGTAGATGTTGACCCAATCGTTACAAGCGTAAATTATATTATCCTTATAACCATTCAAGAGCAAGAGGGCGCTGTTTCTTGTGCTTTCGTTGGTAAAATTACCGTAGTACACCCATTTCTTGGCCCCGCTAGCAGTATTGTTTCTCGCATAGGTAGAACCGTGGTAGCTACACTTTTCGTTGAAGGTCGATTCGCCGAGGTCTTCGTCTTCAACCTTCTGCACTGTAGCCTCGACGCGATCACCCACGCAATATTCATCAACAGTCGTTTCACGCCATTCATGGCTATGGTTACCCCAGTTGTCTGTATATTCAGAATTTTCTTCACAAACATATTCATAACCGGATCCAGTAACCATTTTTTTATTGACATAGCCATAATGGCAAGCCTTTTCATTATACACGTCTTGCCAATCAGTAGCGATCCATTCGTATTTTTCCTGTTTATCAAGGTAATCGCACTTATAATGTTCGGAACCATTTTCTTCCTTGACTTCGCCCTTTTCCATCGTAGTTTTTGAACATATTCCATATTTCTCATCATGATAATCTTTCTGTCTCCATTTGGAGCCATCGCATACAAAGGTTATTTTGCTTGTTGTCGTGGCAAGTTCCGCATTCTTGTAGTCGAACAGCTTTTCTTTGCCTTCGTTTACGGTAGCGCTGCATTCACCGAGGTAAAGCTTGGATTCCGGATTGTTGGCCTGTTCTTCCGGAGTCATGCCACTTGCAGCGCTAGAAGAGGATGCAACAGAGTTCGAAGAGTTCGGACTGACAGGACCAAGTTCAAAACCAACGCAAGAAGAAGCGGATGGATTACATTCTACTTCTGCGCACTCATACTCTTGAATTTCCCCGTCAAAGAACGCCGATCCCTTATCTCCTTTATTACGGCCCAAGCATACATTTTCAGTATCTTGCCAGTAGCATTTTCCATTGTCGCATACACAAACGGCATTTTCATCAAGACCTTCAAAGCTATAGAAGAAGGTCGAATTAACTGCGTCAGCATCGCAAGCTTTTTCCACCGTTGCAACACCTACAGCCCAAAGTGTTACAGGATACCAAACTTGTTCGTTTTCGATATATTCAAAGTAACGGAAATATCCCCCTTCGACATCAGACTTATACACCTTGCTGCTATAGCCAGACGGATCATTGAAAACCTTTGCGTCTTCGACTTTAAGCTTATAGGCTTCCACAAATCCATTCTGCAAAATCTTGTAATAGACGGCATCCGTACCACTCCAGACATTCGTTTCAGCAGTATAGTCGCCATGCTGCATTTGGTTCCACTTGAAGAAGTTCGCGTCGATAAGCAAAGCGAGGTAATCAACAAAGAACATGCTGTGTTCCTTGCCTGCGTAAGTCGTATTGACGGCGGTGTTAAAGTTGCCGTTTTCGGCAAAGACATTGCGGAAAGCGTTATAGACCAAGTTAAAACCCGGAGTCTTGTCCTTTTGGTCAATGAGGGCCATCACCCACACGATGCTGTTGAAGTTTTCGGCCAGGCCAATCTGATCGGGGGCATAATGTTCGAAAGACGGATATTCTTCGCTGTTTTCCAAATAAAGGGCGTGGGCAAGGTCCTTGTTTGCCTGCTCGTTTGCAACACCAAAACCGTTACCATCGTCAACCAACTTCTTTACGCGGGCAGCCTTGTAGTCGGTCAAGAAGTCGATGACAACCGTATCAGAAGCATCGGACAAGTCTGCATAGGCGTTGTAAATGACATCCGTTGCGTTCGAGCCAAATCCGCCAAAGGCGCCGAAAGCGTTGTTACTCAAGTTCAGCTTGACACGGAGCTTCACAACCGGGGTCGTAAGGTTCGTGATGTCGAGATCCCCTTCGAGGCGTGCAACCTTGTATTCCACCGCCTTTTCGTTAGTTTCTTCGATTGTCACAAAGGATTTATTGGCAGAGGCGAACAAGTCCTGCATAAACACCTTGCCACTCGGGACGAACTTTTCGTCAAGATCCGTCACGGTAAGTTCTGCATTGTCGCCACCCTTGAGGTTCTTCCAGATTTCTTCATAGATGTCGTCAGTTTTTGTTTCCTTGTTGGCCTGCACCGGGAAACGCACGACAACATGCTTCTTGTACACCTTGGCGAGGTTCTCGTTCACGACTGTGAACGGGATTTCCATCTTGGTCTCGGCGTCGCCGCACTTGATGGTCACGGTGATGATAGCCTTTTCGTTGTCGCGGACTGTATCCACGATGGCGCAAGACTTGTCTTCTAGTTCTGCATTCCAGCTGCTGTAGGCGTCACTGAACTTGTTGTCGATATCTTCGCCGAACTTGTCCGTTGCAGAACTCAAGTTCTTGAGGGCGTCATCGACGTCCTTCTGGTTCTTGGCAGAAGCAGAGCTCAAATTCTTGAGAGCTTCGTCAATTTCGCTCTGGCTCTTGGCAGAGGCGCTGCTGAACTTGCTATCAATATCCTTCTGGATTTTGTCCATGTCGGCATCTTTACCGTTGGTGCCGTTAGTGCCGTCCTTGCCGGCTTCGCCCTTCAGGGATTCAAGCCATTCCTTTTCGGTGCCCGTGAAACCGTTATCCTTCGCGATTTCGTAAGCGGACTTACCATTCGTTCCGCTAGATCCGTTCGTTCCGCTGGTTCCATTCGTTCCATCGGCACCATCTTTACCATTCGTGCCATTGGTGCCGTTCGTACCGTTTTTGCCGTCGGCACCATCCTTACCATTCGTACCGTCCTTACCATCAGCACCATCCTTACCATTGTGGACAACACCAATCGTATCGCCACCATCGCAAACAATGGCAAAGCCGGACTTATCTTTCAGTTCCTTGGATTCGCAACGGTACTGGATAGCTTCGTGGTCGTTCATGGCGACCCATTCGCCTTCAGAGCACACGTACATCGTAGCCTTGGACTTCACAAAAGCCATGGAGCCTTCGGTCTTTTCACTACAGTCATCGTCATTCAAGGAAGAAACCGTAGTAAACTGATTGACATCCTGAGAATACAGCAGGTCGTCGCCGCAACCGGCGAAATAGAGAGCCATTGCAGAAACTGCAAGCCCGAACTTGATGGTTTTCTTGTTCATTTTTGTTCCCAATTATTTACATTTTGGTAAAACTTAGGCAAATTTAGCTTATTTTAAGTAATTCGTAAAGAGTTTACGGCATAGCCCATTTGGGCTATAGCCAACTAAAAAAGTATTAGAAAAAAAAAGATTTTCTGACCAAAAAAGAGGAATTTTAGACTTATCATTTAATATTTTGCGTAAAACAGGTGCTTTTTCGACCCATTTGCAAAAAAGGGACGCTTTTTTGACCAAGCTTTATGTATATTCAAGGCATGGGCATCAACGATGCTCGAAGTTTTTAAAAAAAGGTTAATAATGCTTTCTTATCAAGACGCCTACAAAATTGCAGAATCCGTTCACCAAGGCCAGCAAGACAAGGCCGGTGGCCCATACATCGATTTCCTCCAGAACGTCGCCGATTATCTTAAAAACAAAGGCGAATCCGAAGATGTCCAGGTTCTCGCCATTTTGCAGGATTCCATTACTTCTGCCACTAAAAAGACTCCGGACGACATGATCAAGATGGGTGTTCCAGCCGATATGGTGGACCTCATCCAGAAGATGACCTACCACAAGAACCAGGCATGGATTGACGAGTACAGCTGCCACCTGATGGAAAAAGGCGTGCCAGCCGAAGACGCCACCTACGATGCCCGTGAAAAAGACTTTGTGCGCTTTGTCGAAACCCTCAAGGACAATCCGACAGCAGCTAAGGCAAAGAGCGCTATCTTGAACGTGCTCATGGACGACAAGTACATCCACCGCCAGGAACGTCGCGAACTCAAGACAAAATTCCGCCTCAAGAAGTACAAGGCAGCCATCCAGGCACTTGGTGTGTAGTCCCTTCGGCAAGCTCAGGGACCTTACAATGCGTCGGAATGCCGCAAGGCAACACAATGCGTCATCCTGAACGGAGAACCGAGGGTTCGAAGTGAAGGATCCAGTCACATTTTAAATGTCATGCCGGCCACTGCGCCGGCATCTCTTTTTTAAAACCCTCGCGAAAGCGAGGATCTTTTTTTGCGCGGGCTATTTCAGCACTACGCGTTGGCTCATTCCATCGACACGCACGATGTAGGCGCCAGATTCCTGCAAGGTGACACTTGTTTCGCCATTCGCAGGAATCGCTTTCGACATAACATGGTGACCGAGCGCATCGAACACCTGAACGGTTCTGCCCTTCGAAGCATGCAACGTGATGGTTCTGCCCTGCACCGCCATGCGGAATCGCTGATGGGCAATCACCGGCAAGCTCGTTTTTGCAGACGAACTGCTCGACTTGACAGAAGAGCTAGACGAATCAGCCTTCTTGCTACTGCTAGACGGAGCCTTGACGCTCGACGAAGAACTCTTTGCGGTTGAGGACGACGACTTAATGACATTGCTGGAAGACGAGCTGTTTACCGCCGAGGAAGACCACTTAGAATCACTGGATCCTTCGCTTGAGCTCAGGATGGCGTTGCTAGAAGACGAGCTGCTTGTTGCCGAGGACGAGGAAGAAACAGCGGAACTTGACGAAGACGGTTCTACGCTATAAGACATGCCGAACGCAACTTCGTCAAACACTGGATACGTATCGCTCTTTTTCCACACATGCCTATTTTCAACCGTCTTGCCGGAAGTGTTCAACAATTCCACAAACTCATCGGATTGCATGTACTTCGTGCTGAGCGGGCTTGTTAAAACGAAATTGATCTTATAATACTCATCGGCCTCAAAACCAAGCACCTCATCAATCTCGATACATCCCCTTTCTTGAGTGAAGGCGGAATCGTTATAAACCAATACGGCAAATTCAGGTTCGGTAGCATTTGCACATTCATCCATAACAGCAATCGGGTTCGCTTTAGGGGCTTTTACCGGGGCTGCATTATAGACATTCTTAAAAGCAATATTGGTAACGAGATAGGAGTGATCAAAACCTGCAACAGACGAATGAGCTTTTGACGCAAGTCCATATATACCACCAGCGGCCACTTCCGACGAGAC
Coding sequences within it:
- the fliB gene encoding flagellin lysine-N-methylase; this translates as MLLRVPAFYDSFHCIAGKCTDTCCIGWEIDIDPASAKRYAKVKGDFGEKLRQNIEDGHFKLLPGDRCPFLMRDGLCDMICHIGEDYLCDICREHPRFVEVYGDIMEKGIGLCCEEGVRLLLECKGSATSPIAFVEREIDDVPDDIPDDAIEARDAIFEEREHLFAILADHSKPLNARLIKLLDYAVETSGIEIKESDISNNIYQSWFGILGKGESYGPAWDNAYKELKERGWQTKTIFTDSDGEKIIAYLLFRYYEKSLFDGNSLTKVEFAIYFWIMVQKIQGTKIDAIKLLSKQTEYSEEIMEIFEQEFMENPAFSPTNFKRILAE
- the rsmH gene encoding 16S rRNA (cytosine(1402)-N(4))-methyltransferase RsmH codes for the protein MADNNLRKSVHVNEISEAAVAGVQGREFYHDPVMLKECLEGLNIKPNGTYSDCTLGGGGHSYAIAQELNSEGTLHAFDRDDEAVQFATKRLAGVAPKFIVHPVPFSELGNEIEPNSLDGVLYDLGISSHQVDDSSRGFTFVGDNPLDLRMDRRENVSAQEWLRSVSEDDFAAALRKNADMDRAFKLATRIKEKVGEITTEGRDVLPSDIKAVVEAVFPDKRREANSLLARVFQAIRMEVNGELKQIEDSLRAAVDCLKVGGRLVVMSYHSVEDRCVKETAAEFEKACICPENLPVCMCGGNHQRLKKVNRKPILPSADEINRNSRARSAKLRIYERV
- a CDS encoding OmpA family protein, giving the protein MKKLTLILALAQAAVFAQTGLLGGKTGLHQQDANTLGFFHFRLGTGGTIATDNWGYTRGALFTDRHGRTQELDVWDARMEKGRIDGALAGNFNFAFGLRDDLDIGVSLPIYYDHAKDYSGEAIRAHMGKGGLGDLQFYAKYRTPHWFGPDYMKTAAVVDLTVPTGWRGVGIRPRHAWFLDNEGGPTYAYTANSVMLGLTGVVSVNYNKKGVPLVWNSSLGLMIGFGDASNTLVYSTGVNLEINDYIQPFLEFSGEMRFGNDAYPFSPITDPMVLTPGINVKIPFFNIDFAAGIDIGIGNLVDGYDRKDAMDNCKDFQIKFKGETGYRASYCYVAQPLIAGIAKLTWTFGFDGDDDNDGVKNRKDKCPETFPPIVVDEDGCGIDTDEDKVFDGLDKCPDTPKGVAVDSVGCPLDTDEDTVPDYKDMCPETPKGVKVDSVGCPLDTDEDTVPDYKDMCPETPKGVKVDSVGCPLDSDKDGVFDGPDKCPDTPEGVAVDADGCPLDTDKDGVPDYRDKCPNTLPGIQVNKRGCPLRRKEDLDYLKKGIQFEFDSAKLLKSSYPTLDDIIALLEKIPEVKLEVQGHTDIVGTEDYNQKLSEDRAHSVTDYFQSKGIAADRLRAIGFGTRMPLADNVTDEGRAKNRRVELIPFGYYTEGDSTVAAPSDSLLNDSTAVPPPTKSDVKPESKPEVKVKLKANAEKKVRSASKAGLKRLKNMRDRAEKAVVEMKSEAAAAAKPAETPKPVETPKPAETAPTPAQ
- a CDS encoding TlpA disulfide reductase family protein; amino-acid sequence: MFKRLFSLIVFAAVMGFAQFAPEPQVADIKLMMDPKTEKPMIMDFSTHLSGISDPGILFAHFSNRPLLIYYFSPKCPHCQKHFPEIQNLIKEYESKGLTGIAIGLNGGIKKNDIRLFIDQYHAVIPVFQDTDSKFGPAYGTGYIPVVYLVQKDGTFYRYETLNEANMNHLRATLNKILKK
- a CDS encoding division/cell wall cluster transcriptional repressor MraZ, with protein sequence MDFTSFIGQAQTAIDGKGRTSFPREFRRQLAESEGKEFVVTRGPDRTLRLFVLPEFEKFMADLDSRSDRRQADLVRRGLCPTVVEMDGQNRILLPKILLEYAGLKDEVLYVQASGKTLELWNPERYNEKYGLQTNEAIDAFDAAFYGEGLTEGDNGR
- the metF gene encoding methylenetetrahydrofolate reductase [NAD(P)H], producing MKIIDILKQDKMSLSFEVFPPKKETSFENVKAATEAIAKLNPAFMSVTYGAGGGVSQYTLEIAKNLKYNFNIPMLAHLTCISSTKETIHQRIEDMKAAGIKNVMALRGDLTPELIANGRGDCDYHHAVELIRELKAADADFCIGAACYPEKHPESPNQAEDIKHLKEKVEAGADFLTTQMVFDNNLFFSFLYKLRDAGVNCPVLPGIMPITNANQVERAIKLSGSFMPQHFKSLVDKFGSDPEAMKQAGIIYATDQIIDLYANGITNVHVYSMNKPDVAEGILKNVSAILGKNFAG